AGTCTGAATGTAGcactagttgtgtgtgtgtgtgtgtgtgtgtgtgtgtgtgtgtgtgtatgtgctgctGCATTCACTGTTTGTGGTACTGCTGGAGGTAAGGGCACTGTACTGTGTGTTTGTGGCAGACCCTAAGGGTCCTTCTACATGGGCCAATATGGGGCTTTGCAAGGACACAAATGAGCGGCAAGATTGGTGCCCTTTAGCAGTGCCTTCAGAAGGCGCGATTCATAGTGTTGCCATTTAAATATGTTGCTctcagccacacatcccctgttcACACAGGAAGATGGGTGGCTGATAGCGATACATTTTGAAgccacacaaaagatgtgatcagccaaggatcggGCATTTTCCCACTATTCACTGACActtttgggccatgttcacatggcgtatgagaccggccgttccgtgacccggctgggtcactgaacggccggtctctgcaaggATCAtttcagctggtactgcagtaccggccggatgatcttttttgtccgcagtgttctgatgcgggcgcatcagcgcgcgcccgcatcagaactcctcatagcacacaatgaagcaagcggccggagctgacaGGGTTACctgctccggcctggatcccacaGAAAGAGAGGCAATTTGTATATACTTGCAAAGTAcgactgttgttgccgattgcaacaacggccgtaattttacgtagtgtgaacatagccttacacagaccAATTATTGtccaaaggagcatttctagcaccGCTTCTTGCCAGTAACCAGCCCATATAAAAAGTGAGTACATGACCACAGCCCACTCAGTTGGGATATTTGTGATCATCAGAGGTACCAGCCGTTGGATCCCAAATGATTATACCTTATCCTGTGGGTAGGGGATAAATGTTGTTGGAGAACATACCCTTATATTGAAAATACACTATTACATATTGATGACAATGAGTTCCTTTTCTTTCCATAGGATTTTTGCCAAATTATCTGCTACCTCCTTATGAAGAAGTGGTAAACAGACCTCCTACTCCACCTCCACCATACACTGTTCTACACCAACAATGTGTCGCAGCATGTTCGGGTTCAGGAACCGTAGATGCTGTGCGAAACACCCAAAACAGCCAAACAAGTTCTCCAGCAGCAGCAAGTTGTAGTGGCACAAGACCACCTAGCGTTGTGGACTGTGAACCTTCTACAACATGCCTGGAAAGAGTAGCAAACAAGCCAAATGGCCATGATTCCAATGATCCTGCCTGTGGTGCAGAGTTAGATGAGATGGCCGATCAAGTGTCCTTTTTAGACAAGGATTCTAAGGAACTCTTGAAGGACTACAGCTCTGACAGCTTTGATCAGAGTGGTTTCTTTGATGGCAAAGACAAGACCCCTGGGAGACACCGGAGGTTCACTGGTGACTCGGGGATTGAAGTTTGTCTGTGCAATAGAGGCCATCATGATGACTTTAAAGAGCTCGATGGCTTAATTGACGACACAGGGGAGAACTTCTGTGACACTTGCAATTCTTGTGATGCTCGTCCCCACAGAGACGAAGAAGAAGGGATTTTTGATCATTGCGATAGTAATGACCATCCGCCTTTGCCACGTCAGCCTTTGAGCTTGCTAAACACAATTAATGAACAAGACTCGCCAAATTCTCATAACAGTAGCAGTTCCCGTGGCTAAAGCACTGTCCCAAAGAAAAATTGTTGAATAAGTGACTGTTCcacctgtttgttttttgtttttttattatttttttttccattgtcctGTACATTAAAAGACTTGGAAATGACCTACCAAAGCTGAAGGAAACACACCCAGCGCTTTACTAATGCCTTTTAGTTTATATGGGGCTTTGGTAACGATAATTTTGGTGATGGAAGACTAGGACAATAAGAGTTGAAGCTGGAGCCTAAAGAGTACAGGTGGAGGCTTCAGTATGAGAAATGTCTGTATTTTACTGTAATCACAATAGAGAAGCAAAAGATTATCTCCTTATAAGAAGAAATCGACATCATAATTCCTCCATTGGATCGAGAGCAACAGATAATGACCGTGCACACGTGGAGCGTCATAAACTGGAAGAGTTGTGGCTAGGAGAGAAGAGATTTGCAGGGGTATACGCCAGTATTGTGACAAAAGTATGTGAACAAATATAAAATGTGGAGGTGCCGAGGGGATGTCAGTGTTTCTGTAGCATGGAGGAAGGGGAAGCATTTTCTTGCGTACACAAGCAAATTTTTCCACAAAGAGTTGACACCTCTTTTACAGTGCAATTACATATATATGGGTTGTACCTCAAATAGGTTATCATAGAAAATGGGTCATTTTCTAGCCTTAAATATAAGCTTTTCTTCCTCATTTTTCCTTTCTAAAATCCTAAAACTACAAGTTTCTTGAATGGAcataatagtaaaataaaaaagcagCTGGTCTGCTCAGAACCTACTATGGTTGCCTCTCCCTCCACTTTTTGGTGGTCTCTATAGGGCACATAGATTATTGCATGGTTAAAAAGTCACAAGGGCGATGATTTTACATAGAGTGGACTTGGCTGATAAGCCCGAGAAAACACCAGCTCTCCATCCATTGTTCAAGATGAGCACAGCCGCTTTTTGCAGAGCAGTATGTCCTCTTGTTGTGTGAAAACCAATGCAATTTTTACATTGACCACTAgagaataaagtaaaaatgtcaTAGTGTGGTAACAAAGTGATTATTATGGGAACGCATGCCTATGTGAGTATGTATTCCAGGTCGTAAGGTTAAGATGTTACTGCTACATTAAGGATATACAGTACGTTTTctagacttattttttttttttttttagaacattccCTTCCATTCCATAGGAGGTGGGAATTTTCTTTACAAATTGTTTAAGAGGGGTCTTTAAAATTATGCATTAAGATTGTCACAGTTCTGCACGTGTTACTGTTGACCGACACCATTAAGAAGGTTGAATGTTACAATTTGCCTCATAGAAAGtgcaagttttattttattttttttctattttgagcAATGTCTGCTCTACGCTTagggaaaatttttaattttatgttattttgtaaacAAATATGTGCACTTCTGATATTTGCATTAAAATATCTGTGGCAACATAGATTGACATTGACAACTTTCTTGCACTGGATTTCGTCATTTTGTTGGACAATAAAATGAAACTTTTGAGATTAAATTGGTGCATTGTATTTTGTGCTGGTTGAGGATTCTTCTCCATGTCCTCTCACTCATGGCACCCAGGGAGAAGTATTATATACAAAAGATGCTAGAATTCTAAATTCTGATTTGATATTTAGAAATAGTTGAAAATGTTAGTAAGCTGTACAATAAAAATATATTCtatgactgggttcacactacgtttttgcaaaaaatggatagaaaaaacggatgcatttgttttgatccgtttttccattgacttctgttataaaaaaaaaaaaaacggatctgtatttttttttaatggacacaaaaatgaggtcaactacatttttgtgtatgttaaaaaaaaaacggatccattttgatccatgtttttttttttttttttttatagaagtcaatggaaaaacggatgcacacaaaggcatctgttttttaatcctttttttttgcaaaaaacggattgcaaaaacataatgtgaacccagcctttatctGTTGTATACCAAATAGAAATAGAGGACCCCCACAAGGCTCTGAGGCTAACTCCTGACAGGTGTTCTATCTGTGATTACTCTGAAACGTCAAAGACTGCCTAAAAAGCTCTGTATCATTTTGGAGGACATGACAaatctacacttttttttttttttttaactttaatttaCTCCGTATAGGTCAGGGTTTCCTGCAACCCCACCTATTTTTATTAGGCTACAGCTACATGCCAATTCCTGGCCACATGTCCAGAAACCACTGGGCCACATGAAGCCACCACTTATTCACATGAATGGAGTcgtgttgcaaactacaactggCTGTGATCCCTCGGTCCCAAATTTACCCTGGATGGATTTTTTGTTCTTGCATGGTTGCAGGCATTTGTGGGCTGCAATGTGACCCCATTTACTTGAATGAGTAGGGAAGTTGCCTAAAACAGTGGTTCCTTCTTTTGAGGCTAGGAATTTCCATGTTGCACTAGCCTAAAACAGCTGAGCACCCTACCACCTCCAGGAACAAAATCACCAATTTTGAGCTTATATTCAGAGCAATAAAAAAGTGCATTAGGCAGAATTAAGCCTGTCAACCCCCACCTTTAAAGCATGTATTGGAAGTCGCTGACACATGTCCTGTAACTCATATTAGTCAAGCCCTTGTATGATCATCGTAAAACCAGGACACATATCCAATTAATGTTTGTATTAAGTGACTGCAAGCAGGGATTTGGCAAACCAAGTGGCATTGAGTCAGAAAGTATACtggaaaatatataaaatatataactgTGCATGGGACCAAGCGCACTAGGAGATTACGATTACCAAGAAGACCTACCAATAAAAATGGTGTGACTTTGGTTACTTTGGCTCttgattttaaccctttcaagcatGATGGTGTATTGTCAGTGTGGCATGAGGTGAAGGGCCGAAGGATCGAAATATTCGACCATGAATAACAAGCTCTTCTTAATCAAATTAAACTATCTATAAATACAAACAAATGTAATAAACTAGAACCTTTGCCAGGTTTCCATGACCAGAGCCTCTCACAATCATAATTCTCCTTTAATGGTCTCATACTTAAGGTTGTAGCCTGAGTCGGTGGAACGTGTTTAATATAAGGGCTATTTGTTATTATTTAGTGAAACGCATAGCTCCAAAATTCAGCAGAGCTTTAGTGAATTATTACTATTTTCATGTATCTGGAAGTAGAGCCCTGTAATCCTTTACCTAACGAACTCTCCTTGTACTAGTTGACATATTACTACTCAGTTTTCATAGAATAAAtactttaaagtggtattcccatttGAGGAAGTTATCCCTTATCCAGGGAGAGTGATCACGAGAAGGGGACAAAACTCCCTGGAATGAACAAATGGCCCCATGCGGACATGCCCAGTGCTTTGCTTATACTTTATAGGACAGCTGAACACTGACTAGAAAATTAATAGTGTGGCATGCATGGTGCTTTCCATTTCAGGAATACTTTTGTCCCCATTCTTGAGATCGTAGGGAGTTTCAGTGGTCGTactcccaccaatcagcttaTTGTCTTGAAACAAATTTATAATTGTTAACCATTGTGTGTGAATATGAGGTGGAAACCGTTGGGTTGATCTAACAAGTATTAATCTGGGGGGGCTTTAAAAATGTGGCACTTAACCCAGAGTTGCCTAGATTTAAATGCTGTGTGAGCTACTTGACTCGACCCAACCAATGGTTATATCCAATGTTCATACTTGAATTTTCCCTACATATAGCAGGATGCCAGCTGAAGATGCCCTAATAACAAAGTCGACTACTAAAGTCAAAGATGCCACCTTACTATTGGTCACTGCAACTAAAAATTCCTTTAAGGTCGTTTAGATTTGAATAGGCTTTGGTAGCTTACTGGAAGCCACCAATGTGAGGCTTTAGTCTTCTAAGTTGTTGTCAACTAGTACATCATGACATTCCTTATCTAATGTGTAATAGTTGTATTAACTATAACTTagaggcctattccacagagcgataatcggcccaattcggccgattatctctctGTGGTATAAAGAGAGTGATCAGCCGAtggtcaaacctaaaatcatcagtcgccacccgcgcatcggtacgtggaatagcgggcgcggtgggcgactgacgatttcacaaacatcatactttacctgtccaggctgcaggtcttctccttcggagcggcctgtctgaactgacagaccacggcggtcccggccagtgattggctgagtggtttgtcagttcagacaggccgctccaaagctgctgcggcgcaggtccgggagaagacctgcagcctggacaggtaaagtatgaaacaagggctgcaaggacatcggtgactatgtccctgcagccctcgctaaacgattgtcgggctgcagaataggcccagtaaacaagcgccgatctagcacatCGACCCTCTTTTACATCATTGaacgggccctgctcggcccgtggaataggacccttagtcacatTGAAATGGAACTAGGACCAGTTTGTTGAAACCAAGCATCATTACACTATGAGGCCAACTTTTACAGATAGTTTGCGCACACTGGCAAAATTATCAATACtttcttttaaagcgactctgtacccacaatctgccccccccccccccccaacccacttgtaccttcggatagctgcttttaatctaagatctgtcctgcggtccgttcggcaggtgatgcggttattgtcttaaaaaaacaacttttaaacctacagccctgtgccctacggccgtggcttagaatatctgtgccctaactttgcacgacccctccgtccctcctcccctccctcttcatcattaggaatgccactggagcattttctccatgctgaacatttgcacaggtgtcttaacgatccagcccatgtgccgggctgaaacaggtggggaataagagacaatctgcctggagcattcctaatgatgaggagggtggggaggagggacagagaggttgtgccagcctaatgcatacacaatctaggccactcctgtagggcacgggaatgccagtttaaaagttgtttttttataacaataactgtatcacctgccgaacagaccccaggacagatcttggattaaaagcagctatctgaaggtacaagtggttttggggggccagattgtgggtacagagtcactttaaatatttgtCCTTTTGTATGCTAGCTCAGCCCCATTAAATGGGTAATTCAGGACGCCTTTTTCAGCAATACCCAGGAAGGGGTGGGTAAAAACTATAACATCCACTTATGTCCCTGGCTTTAGCTCTCCTACCTGTATTCTGCTGCCCTGGTCCCCTAGTgtcctgccgcttcctggtcttcaGATGTGATGTTACAGGTCCGCTCAACTATTCAGCAGCAGAGATGGAAAACCACTTCAGCAGTCCTGCCACATCACGTCTCAAGATCAGGAAGTGGCTGGACATCAGATgagacaaactgtaataccaaacacaacccatgggcaggtgtggcactgtttctagaagaaaacgTAACATGAAGCAACCAAAGCTATTTTTACACAAAAAGATGGCTCCTCCTTTTTTAAACACAATTAA
The nucleotide sequence above comes from Dendropsophus ebraccatus isolate aDenEbr1 chromosome 8, aDenEbr1.pat, whole genome shotgun sequence. Encoded proteins:
- the WBP1L gene encoding WW domain binding protein 1-like isoform X2; its protein translation is MKMSLLLSQAVPSSTSGSMEPQDKETCIGVNNQSYICETGHCCGQSQCCNYYYELWWFWLVWTIIIILSCCCVCHHRRAKHRLQAQQRQHEINLIAYREAHSYSSVPFYFRFLPNYLLPPYEEVVNRPPTPPPPYTVLHQQCVAACSGSGTVDAVRNTQNSQTSSPAAASCSGTRPPSVVDCEPSTTCLERVANKPNGHDSNDPACGAELDEMADQVSFLDKDSKELLKDYSSDSFDQSGFFDGKDKTPGRHRRFTGDSGIEVCLCNRGHHDDFKELDGLIDDTGENFCDTCNSCDARPHRDEEEGIFDHCDSNDHPPLPRQPLSLLNTINEQDSPNSHNSSSSRG
- the WBP1L gene encoding WW domain binding protein 1-like isoform X1; protein product: MPFLLGLRQDKETCIGVNNQSYICETGHCCGQSQCCNYYYELWWFWLVWTIIIILSCCCVCHHRRAKHRLQAQQRQHEINLIAYREAHSYSSVPFYFRFLPNYLLPPYEEVVNRPPTPPPPYTVLHQQCVAACSGSGTVDAVRNTQNSQTSSPAAASCSGTRPPSVVDCEPSTTCLERVANKPNGHDSNDPACGAELDEMADQVSFLDKDSKELLKDYSSDSFDQSGFFDGKDKTPGRHRRFTGDSGIEVCLCNRGHHDDFKELDGLIDDTGENFCDTCNSCDARPHRDEEEGIFDHCDSNDHPPLPRQPLSLLNTINEQDSPNSHNSSSSRG